In Rhinoderma darwinii isolate aRhiDar2 chromosome 9, aRhiDar2.hap1, whole genome shotgun sequence, the following are encoded in one genomic region:
- the CIAPIN1 gene encoding anamorsin, which produces MAALRDRLSRSRHALVTWDGGCAQDALLKFVSQVQAAVAPGGRVSVENVERLMLSAHTDSSFDAVLLGLVPGSVAVHGLDVLAEVARILSPGGSVLLQEPVDPQTGTRPSADVAWFRSSARLSSALTLSGFTEVTQILEEPVSSQQADGVRELVGPSGSHVASLTIAAKKPNYEVGSSTQLLLSRRPVTGKPTADPAAVKLWTLSANDMNDEDVDLLDSDELLDQDDLEKPPPPSSLRGGGCGEGSEKKRKACKNCTCGLAEDLEEKKSAAPASACGNCYLGDAFRCASCPYLGMPAFKPGEKVVLSPGQLQD; this is translated from the exons ATGGCTGCTTTGAGGGACCGTCTGTCGCGCTCTCGTCACGCGCTCGTCACCTGGGATGGCGGCTGCGCTCAGGACGCTCTGCTGAAGTTTGTGTCTCAGGTGCAGGCGGCGGTAGCTCCAGGGGGGAGGGTCAGCGTGGAGAACGTGGAGCGCTTGATGTTGT CCGCTCACACGGACTCCAGCTTTGATGCCGTCCTCCTTGGTTTGGTCCCGGGCAGCGTTGCTGTTCATGGTCTAGACGTTTTGGCAGAAGTCGCTCGGATCCTGAGTCCTGGAGGAAGTGTACTGCTCCAGGAGCCCGTGGACCCTCAGACAG GGACCAGGCCTTCAGCCGACGTCGCTTGGTTCCGGTCTTCGGCTCGTCTCTCCTCCGCTCTCACATTGTCTGGATTTACGGAAGTGACTCAG ATTCTTGAAGAGCCGGTGTCCTCGCAGCAGGCGGACGGGGTCAGGGAGCTTGTGGGACCCTCCGGCAGTCACGTGGCCTCTCTTACAATAGCAGCTAAAAAACCAAACTATGAAGTGGGATCCTCCACGCAGCTGTTACTCTCCAGGCGTCCAGTGACCG GGAAGCCCACTGCGGATCCGGCTGCCGTGAAGCTCTGGACATTGTCGGCCAATGACATGAATGACGAGGACGTG GATCTCCTGGATTCAGATGAGCTCCTGGACCAGGACGACCTAGAGAAGCCCCCTCCCCCTTCTTCTCTGCGAGGAGGTGGCTGTGGGGAAGGGAGTGAAAAGAAACGCAAAGCCTGCAAGAACTG CACGTGTGGACTGGCGGAGGATCTGGAGGAAAAGAAGAGCGCTGCCCCCGCCTCCGCATGTGGTAAT TGCTACCTGGGAGACGCGTTTCGCTGCGCCAGCTGCCCGTATCTTGGAATGCCGGCATTTAAaccaggagagaaggttgtgctgAGTCCGGGTCAGCTGCAGGACTAG